The Aureispira anguillae genome contains a region encoding:
- a CDS encoding caspase family protein: protein MLPKQYIRSTIYSLLFLSITHLGYSQTGCTIGDCENGKGRFIYKNGDKYIGEFKNAVPHGRGAYYNKDGSLYKGPFVNGKRQGYGTFIWTNGEKYIGEYKNNMRHGEGIYTFSDGTQQKGIWRDGTFVEEIAEKKTEIVAATPSNDPFGANPDEDQYDGKFFKALTNIDSSQARTALIIGNSYYQKAPLKNPVNDAIAMAEELQRSGFDAYVYTDLKQKTMKKAIREFGEILKERGGVGLFFYAGHGLQSDGRNFLVPVDAVIAKIQDIEFESVDLGRVLSEFEYAENDMNIIILDACRDNPYKEEFKKSKHASYNGLASIGSAPYNSFIAFSTAPGSVALDGKGVNGLYTQELLKAMSQKGPGLEDVFKQVRKNVRKSSEGRQIPWESSSVEDDFYFKH from the coding sequence ATGTTACCAAAACAATACATACGCTCTACTATTTATAGTTTACTTTTTCTTAGTATAACTCATTTAGGATATAGTCAAACGGGGTGTACTATTGGCGACTGTGAAAACGGCAAAGGGCGTTTTATTTATAAAAATGGCGATAAATACATTGGCGAATTTAAAAACGCTGTACCTCACGGACGGGGCGCATATTACAACAAAGATGGAAGCCTTTATAAAGGTCCCTTTGTGAATGGAAAACGCCAAGGTTATGGAACCTTTATTTGGACCAATGGCGAAAAATATATTGGCGAGTACAAGAACAATATGCGCCATGGAGAGGGAATCTATACCTTTTCGGATGGAACCCAACAAAAAGGAATCTGGCGAGATGGCACTTTTGTAGAAGAAATTGCAGAAAAAAAGACAGAAATTGTTGCCGCTACTCCTAGCAATGATCCCTTTGGAGCCAATCCAGATGAAGATCAATACGACGGAAAATTTTTTAAGGCCTTAACCAATATTGATTCTTCTCAAGCAAGGACGGCATTGATTATTGGCAATAGCTATTATCAAAAAGCTCCGCTTAAAAATCCTGTTAATGATGCAATTGCTATGGCCGAAGAACTGCAACGTTCGGGGTTTGACGCCTATGTTTATACCGACCTGAAGCAAAAAACAATGAAAAAAGCCATTAGGGAATTTGGTGAAATTCTCAAAGAGCGAGGAGGTGTCGGCTTGTTCTTTTATGCAGGTCATGGTTTGCAATCTGATGGGCGAAATTTTTTGGTGCCTGTAGATGCTGTCATTGCAAAAATACAAGATATTGAATTTGAATCGGTTGATTTAGGTCGTGTACTTTCAGAATTTGAATACGCCGAAAATGATATGAATATTATTATTTTGGATGCTTGTAGGGACAATCCTTACAAAGAAGAATTTAAAAAATCTAAGCATGCTAGTTACAATGGATTAGCTTCGATAGGCTCTGCTCCTTACAATTCTTTTATTGCGTTTTCTACAGCTCCTGGTTCTGTTGCTTTAGATGGCAAAGGGGTTAATGGGCTCTATACACAAGAATTATTAAAGGCCATGAGCCAAAAAGGCCCTGGATTGGAAGACGTTTTCAAACAGGTTCGCAAAAATGTTCGCAAATCTTCTGAAGGAAGACAAATTCCTTGGGAAAGTTCTTCTGTAGAAGATGATTTTTACTTCAAACATTAA
- a CDS encoding YihY/virulence factor BrkB family protein: MLKSFFSTLRSKVTKVTQEVYNHPLVYPILDPVYTILKNTITSYNEHRVFRLGAALAYYTIFSLPALIIVIVGLVGFFLGEAAVHGEVYLNLVEFVGPEAAQQVENAVINIGTPNTNWWATVIGVGVLIFVATGVFYALQDTLNHIFEVKPVPRKVKVVEVVINRILSLGMVLSIGGLLLLSIILNALLLKISTFISANEAFVFGKLPKFMIPYMEYLTDYFLVFLNLGISIFLITLFFSMLYRILPAVKLRWKFIWIGAFFAAVLFWVGELVMGIYLSKTSVISAYGAAGSLIAILMWVSYSSQLIFLGAEFIIASCNYYDVSIRPKKFAIALQNTNRKKKKKSTSSLPQERSSHFLSAAPPSYSELRSQRDSLEIPNDQNTTCKPEEIIITDNDPVDGLGFNKDKNIDLTKDD, translated from the coding sequence ATGCTAAAATCTTTTTTTTCTACCCTAAGATCAAAGGTTACCAAGGTCACCCAAGAGGTCTATAACCATCCCTTGGTGTATCCTATTCTTGATCCTGTTTATACCATACTAAAAAATACCATCACCAGTTATAACGAGCATAGAGTATTTCGTTTAGGGGCTGCCTTGGCTTATTATACCATATTTTCGCTGCCTGCATTGATTATTGTTATTGTTGGGTTGGTTGGCTTTTTTTTAGGTGAGGCGGCTGTTCATGGCGAGGTTTATCTCAATTTAGTAGAATTTGTAGGACCTGAAGCTGCTCAACAGGTTGAAAATGCTGTTATTAACATAGGAACACCTAATACCAATTGGTGGGCTACTGTAATTGGGGTCGGCGTACTTATATTTGTAGCGACAGGAGTATTTTACGCCTTACAAGATACCCTCAATCACATCTTTGAAGTTAAACCAGTACCTCGCAAAGTGAAGGTCGTAGAAGTTGTCATCAACCGAATACTCTCCTTGGGAATGGTGCTTAGTATAGGTGGTTTGTTGTTGCTCTCTATTATACTCAATGCTTTGTTGTTAAAGATAAGCACTTTTATTAGTGCCAATGAAGCCTTTGTCTTTGGCAAACTCCCCAAGTTTATGATTCCTTATATGGAATACCTAACCGATTATTTTTTAGTCTTTCTGAATCTCGGTATTTCCATCTTTTTAATCACGCTATTCTTTTCCATGCTCTACAGGATTCTACCTGCTGTCAAATTGCGCTGGAAATTTATTTGGATAGGCGCTTTTTTTGCGGCTGTTTTGTTTTGGGTAGGTGAATTAGTCATGGGGATTTATCTCAGCAAAACCAGCGTAATTTCTGCCTATGGCGCAGCAGGCTCACTTATCGCAATCTTGATGTGGGTTTCTTATTCTTCCCAATTAATTTTTTTAGGGGCAGAATTTATCATTGCATCTTGTAATTATTACGACGTTAGCATTCGCCCCAAGAAGTTTGCCATTGCTTTACAAAACACCAATCGTAAAAAGAAGAAAAAATCAACTTCTTCCTTACCCCAAGAACGTTCTAGCCACTTTTTAAGTGCGGCTCCTCCTTCTTATTCTGAATTAAGATCACAAAGAGATAGCCTAGAAATTCCCAACGACCAAAATACTACTTGTAAACCAGAAGAAATTATTATAACAGACAATGATCCAGTAGATGGATTAGGCTTTAATAAAGATAAGAACATTGACCTGACAAAGGACGATTAA
- a CDS encoding thiolase family protein encodes MNNKNQTIYIIDALRSPIGKLYGALSHIRPDDLASLVIQELIAKNNLEKASIDGVILGCANQAGEDNRNVARMASLLAGLPYSAVATTINSLCSSGMEAIISASRSIALGEGDCYIAGGIESMSRSPLITSKVDKSTVNSLIGWRFVNPKIYAACPTLSMPETAELLAKNYNINRDLQDEYAYQSRLKYQTALERSIWSEEILPIKDHKNKLWQIDEQHRILSLDLLSKLPKLVENGHCISSGNAARIGDGAAIVALASESYIKRHNIQPLAQVKTWASAACHPSNMGLSAVAATQKVMQRTDLQLQELDWIEMSESFAVQALVCIQELGLDPEKVNPYGGALTAGNPISVSAARLVVSLAKEMGRNPNVKNGLAAACAGLGTGAALILEQA; translated from the coding sequence ATGAACAATAAAAACCAAACAATATACATTATAGATGCCCTAAGAAGTCCTATTGGCAAATTGTACGGCGCACTTTCTCATATTAGACCAGACGATCTAGCAAGTTTGGTCATTCAGGAGCTTATTGCTAAAAACAATTTGGAAAAGGCATCTATAGACGGCGTTATTTTGGGCTGTGCCAACCAAGCTGGCGAAGACAATCGAAATGTCGCAAGAATGGCAAGTTTGCTTGCAGGTTTGCCCTATTCTGCTGTTGCTACTACCATCAATAGTTTGTGCTCATCAGGGATGGAGGCTATTATTTCTGCAAGCAGAAGCATAGCTCTGGGAGAAGGAGATTGCTATATTGCTGGTGGCATAGAAAGCATGAGCCGTAGTCCTTTGATTACAAGCAAGGTAGACAAAAGTACCGTTAACAGCTTAATTGGCTGGCGTTTTGTCAACCCCAAAATCTATGCGGCTTGTCCTACTTTATCCATGCCTGAAACGGCAGAACTATTAGCCAAAAATTACAACATTAACCGTGATTTACAAGATGAATATGCCTATCAAAGTAGACTAAAATACCAAACTGCCTTAGAGCGATCTATTTGGTCGGAAGAAATTCTTCCCATTAAAGATCACAAAAATAAGCTTTGGCAAATAGACGAACAACACCGCATCTTATCTTTGGACTTGTTGTCAAAATTGCCTAAATTAGTTGAAAATGGGCATTGCATAAGTTCAGGTAATGCAGCTAGAATCGGAGATGGAGCGGCGATAGTTGCCTTGGCATCAGAATCCTATATCAAACGGCACAACATTCAACCATTGGCTCAAGTCAAAACATGGGCCAGTGCAGCTTGCCATCCTAGCAACATGGGGTTATCAGCAGTAGCAGCTACCCAAAAAGTAATGCAACGGACAGATTTGCAACTGCAAGAATTGGATTGGATTGAAATGAGCGAATCTTTTGCGGTTCAAGCACTGGTTTGTATTCAAGAATTAGGTTTGGATCCTGAGAAAGTAAATCCCTATGGAGGAGCTTTAACTGCTGGAAATCCTATTTCTGTCAGTGCTGCCCGCTTAGTTGTTTCATTGGCTAAGGAAATGGGGAGAAACCCCAACGTCAAAAATGGGCTAGCAGCAGCTTGTGCTGGATTAGGAACAGGAGCAGCCTTAATTTTAGAACAGGCCTAA
- a CDS encoding DUF4293 domain-containing protein — MGQIQRIQSVYLFLASLFGGSLFGLPFATGPVEKEGMLMDGYLNINDNIGLIILTVAVVVLSLAAIFLYNNRVLQMNLGKLNLVLALALLVFAGYLFSTVQAIATVGGGLFMPILVMLFVVLANKNIQKDEKLVRDSNRLR, encoded by the coding sequence ATGGGTCAAATACAGCGCATACAATCAGTTTATTTATTTTTAGCTTCTTTATTTGGTGGATCATTATTTGGGCTTCCATTTGCTACAGGACCAGTAGAAAAAGAGGGAATGTTGATGGATGGTTATTTGAATATTAATGACAATATTGGTTTGATAATATTAACCGTTGCGGTGGTTGTTTTGTCATTAGCAGCCATCTTTCTTTACAACAATAGAGTCCTTCAAATGAACTTAGGAAAGCTTAACCTTGTCTTGGCACTAGCTTTGTTGGTTTTTGCAGGTTATCTATTTTCTACGGTTCAGGCTATTGCAACAGTAGGAGGAGGTTTGTTTATGCCTATTTTGGTGATGTTGTTTGTTGTTTTGGCAAACAAAAATATCCAAAAAGATGAAAAGCTTGTTCGAGATTCTAATCGACTACGTTAA